Part of the Caulifigura coniformis genome, CGCCCGTGCAACCCGGCGACCGCAGGCGTCCGGGTGATCGCCAGCAGCGTCGGGAACCAGTCCAGCTGCGTCACCGTCCGGTCGATCACCGTTCCCGCCTTCACCACCCCCGGCCAGCGGATGCAGGTCGGAAGGAGCAGGGAGCTGTCGAGCATGTTCGGACGCCTCTGCGCCGGGACATTCTCTGTCTTCTCGGGAAACGACTTTGTCAGCCACATCCCGTTCCCCTTGTGCAGCACCCCATGGTGCCCCACGTTGTACCCGTGATCGCTCGTGAATATGACGACCGTGTTGTCCGCAAGCTTCAGCGATTCCAGGCGGTCGAGCAGACGACCCACATTCCGGTCGACACTCGCCACGCTCGCCAGATACCGCCGCGTGTTCGTCTTCCACTTCTCAACGTCGAGATCGGGATGTGAGGGAACCGGGCGCTGAGGCTCCAGGTTTTCAAACGGCTTCGAGTCTTCCGCCGACGCCGGCACCCACGGCGTGTGCGGCTCGCGGTAATGCACCGACAGGCTGAACGGCTGCTTCCCCGACGTCGCGTCCGCGGCCGACTCATCGAGAAACTTCAAGGCCGCATCGGTGACGACGTCGACGATGAATCCCTCAGTCGGCTTCTTCGTCCAGGTCATGCGATCCGTCGCGACGGCAAACTCGAGCGGGACGTTCTGCGTCGCCGATCCGCCGTTGCGGAACCCGGTGAACACATCGAACCCGAACACCGACGGATGAAACTCGTCGTTGACTCCGAGGTGCCATTTCCCCATCAGCCCCAGTCGATAGCCCGCGTCA contains:
- a CDS encoding sulfatase family protein, which produces MKRFVRLAWIFFIILPAGLAADASAASRPNVLFIQTDDQGPWALGVSGHPDAKTPNLDRLFRSGAWLRKSFTVTPVCSPSRASLITSRYGSELGITDWINEKNEPDLGLAPATPTWTKSLHDAGYRLGLMGKWHLGVNDEFHPSVFGFDVFTGFRNGGSATQNVPLEFAVATDRMTWTKKPTEGFIVDVVTDAALKFLDESAADATSGKQPFSLSVHYREPHTPWVPASAEDSKPFENLEPQRPVPSHPDLDVEKWKTNTRRYLASVASVDRNVGRLLDRLESLKLADNTVVIFTSDHGYNVGHHGVLHKGNGMWLTKSFPEKTENVPAQRRPNMLDSSLLLPTCIRWPGVVKAGTVIDRTVTQLDWFPTLLAITRTPAVAGLHGRDLTPLLRGESVEWDDDLYAEYSPHNQLRADMRCLRSGGWKLTCNFLEPFRDELYHIAKDPLEEENLMASERADAVAAKAKLRARIISRMRELKDPVAVRLEE